One part of the Quercus lobata isolate SW786 chromosome 7, ValleyOak3.0 Primary Assembly, whole genome shotgun sequence genome encodes these proteins:
- the LOC115951553 gene encoding disease resistance protein At4g27190-like translates to MDVVSVIVTIGGYFVDPIKKHCGYLFQYNSNIKNLEDRIGNLRAMIDGVQLKIDAAKRNGQVILPVVERWVEKARNILDEDAEANKKGLDGWRPRYSLSRKAKKKTLEIDVLLNDGQFSEVSSPPPSLGVGSSSIEGIMDFESRTKMRREVLEALRADEVNMIAICGMGGIGKTTMAKEVAKRAKDDKLFDEVVMVVVSQNQDLRKIQVQIAEMLGLQLVEENPLVRAERLNNRLSMDSKSVLVILDDVWDALDLEAVGIPCGGEHNRCKILLTSRSEEACTQMKTQKIFPIKVLFEEEAWNLFRRMAGNCIDTPNLHPIAKEVAEECGGLPVAIVTVGRALENKSEFEWSAALQQLKNAIPKNIPGLDSKVYSSIELSYGYLKSDEAKSCFLLCCLFPEDYDILIELLVRYGVGQRLFAKIDTVAEARNRVHAIVKNLKRSFLLLDSEVGEQFVKMHDVVRDVAISIAENQGFLVRCNENMEEWPEKDSCERSTAISLVTVELKRHPDGLECPKLELLQLAFEIDTLQTLPPNLFKGMKGLKVLSLFGMSFPSLPQSINVLQNLRTLQFVNCEITDASAIGELRKLEILSFLGSKIKELPGEMRNLSYLKFLEFTECNDLERIPPNLLSSLSHLEEFYMVRAYVKWKPMEEEEEYQEEENKEEEEKKKGANASLTEIMSLSYLVALKIQIPNIKVLPKDLAFKNETIKFQIFSGDNEVIDVDNFEDYYHHLFKNSLGLASCDVSDIAKSQMLLQLFKKSEILKLKEIKGLKNIVYELDKEGFQCLKVLEVGDSNDVEYVMDATSDQNPHVAFPILESLKVFQLNNLKEIYHSQFPKSERFGSTPKVRNR, encoded by the exons ATGGATGTTGTTTCAGTTATAGTAACCATAGGAGGATACTTTGTGGACCCAATCAAAAAGCATTGTGGCTATCTGTTTCAGTACAATAGCAACATCAAGAATCTTGAAGATCGAATTGGGAACCTTCGTGCCATGATAGATGGGGTGCAATTAAAAATTGACGCAGCAAAAAGGAACGGACAGGTAATCTTACCTGTGGTTGAGAGGTGGGTAGAAAAGGCACGCAACATCCTTGATGAAGATGCCGAAGCAAATAAGAAGGGCTTAGATGGTTGGCGTCCACGTTATTCCTTGAGTAGGAAAGCTAAGAAGAAGACTCTGGAAATTGATGTACTACTAAACGATGGACAATTTAGTGAAGTGTCCTCTCCTCCACCTTCGCTGGGAGTAGGATCTTCATCCATAGAAGGTATTATGGATTTTGAGTCAAGAACAAAAATGAGGAGAGAAGTTTTAGAGGCACTAAGAGCTGACGAGGTCAATATGATTGCCATATGCGGTATGGGGGGGATAGGGAAAACAACAATGGCAAAAGAGGTAGCGAAAAGAGCAAAAGATGATAAGTTATTTGATGAAgttgtgatggtggtggtgtcCCAGAATCAAGACTTGAGAAAGATTCAAGTTCAAATTGCGGAGATGCTAGGTCTGCAACTCGTTGAAGAGAATCCACTTGTGAGAGCAGAACGATTAAATAATAGGCTATCAATGGATAGTAAGAGTGTTCTTGTAATATTGGATGACGTGTGGGATGCACTTGATTTAGAGGCTGTTGGAATTCCTTGTGGAGGTGAACACAATAGATGCAAAATCTTGTTGACATCACGAAGTGAAGAAGCCTGCACTCAGATGAAAACTCAGAAGATTTTTCCAATCAAAGTTTTATTTGAAGAAGAAGCATGGAATCTTTTCAGGAGGATGGCAGGTAATTGTATCGATACTCCCAATCTACACCCAATAGCAAAAGAGGTTGCAGAGGAATGTGGAGGTCTACCTGTTGCTATTGTAACTGTTGGAAGAGCTCTAGAAAACAAAAGCGAGTTTGAGTGGAGTGCTGCACTTCAACAGCTTAAAAATGCTATCCCAAAAAATATTCCCGGTCTTGATTCAAAGGTGTATTCCAGCATAGAGCTTAGTTATGGTTACTTAAAAAGTGATGAAGCCAAGTCATGCTTTTTGTTATGTTGTTTATTTCCGGAAGATTATGATATTCTCATTGAACTTTTAGTGAGGTATGGGGTGGGACAAAGGTTGTTTGCAAAGATTGATACTGTTGCAGAAGCAAGAAATAGAGTCCATGCAATAGTTAAGAATCTCAAAAGATCATTTCTACTGTTGGATAGTGAGGTAGGAGAACAATTTGTGAAAATGCATGATGTTGTACGGGATGTTGCAATATCAATTGCAGAAAATCAAGGTTTTCTTGTACGATGTAATGAAAATATGGAAGAATGGCCAGAGAAAGATTCATGCGAGCGTTCTACTGCAATTTCACTTGTAACCGTAGAATTGAAAAGGCATCCCGATGGCTTGGAGTGTCCTAAACTTGAGCTTTTGCAGCTAGCATTTGAGATTGACACTTTGCAAACGCTCCCACCCAATCTATTTAAAGGGATGAAAGGTTTAAAGGTTTTGTCTCTGTTTGGTATGTCCTTTCCATCATTACCACAATCAATCAATGTCCTTCAAAACCTTCGGACCCTGCAATTTGTTAATTGTGAGATAACAGATGCATCAGCAATTGGAGAACTTAGGAAGCTAGAAATTCTTAGCTTTTTGGGTTCTAAAATCAAGGAGCTGCCAGGAGAAATGAGAAATCTTAGTTATCTAAAGTTCTTAGAATTTACAGAATGCAATGATCTTGAGCGAATTCCACCTAATCTCCTATCAAGTTTATCTCACCTAGAAGAGTTTTACATGGTAAGAGCATATGTGAAGTGGAAACCCatggaagaggaagaagagtaCCAGGAAGAAGAGAacaaggaagaggaagaaaagaaaaagggagcaAACGCAAGCCTTACTGAAATCATGTCTTTGTCCTATTTGGTGGCtttaaaaatccaaataccaAATATTAAGGTCTTGCCAAAAGACTTGGCCTTCAAAAATGAAACAATAAAGTTTCAAATATTTTCAGGTGATAATGAGGTAATTGATGTGGATAATTTCGAGGACTATTATcatcatttatttaaaaatagtttGGGACTTGCAAGTTGTGACGTAAGTGATATTGCGAAGAGTCAGATGCTTCTTCAACTTTTCAAGAAATCTGAAATTTTAAagttgaaagaaataaaaggttTAAAAAACATTGTGTATGAGTTAGACAAAGAGGGTTTTCAATGCTTGAAGGTTCTAGAAGTTGGTGATAGCAATGATGTAGAATATGTAATGGATGCCACATCAGATCAGAATCCTCATGTTGCCTTCCCTATCCTGGAGTCATTGAAAGTgtttcaattgaataatttaaaaGAGATATATCATAGCCAATTCCCAAAGAG CGAGAGGTTTGGTTCAACTCCAAAAGTTAGAAATAGGTAA